DNA sequence from the Candidatus Binatia bacterium genome:
GGCTGAGCGCACAGGGCTTCGTGCCAAAACGACGCCCAAACTGAAGGCTACCAACGGAACCGCAAGTAAGAAAAAGACTAGCGGGCTCACAGCATCACCCCCGCACCCAAAGCAGCACCAAGGCCGTCACCACAAGGTTGAGAAGCCCCACCGGGAGCATGACTTTCCAACCGAACCACATGAGCTGGTCGTAGCGGAGTCGCGGCATTGTCCATCGGACCAACACTTGAAGCGCGCAAAAGACGAACACTTTGACCATGTAAGCCCCAACCTGCAGGAGCACGACCAACAGATGAGGCAACTCAATCGTCACTCCCCCTGGGAACAGGAAGCCTTCGGTAGACAAGAACGGGACCTGCCATCCGCCAAAGAAAAAGGTGGTCACCACGGCGGAGACCACGGCAATCTCCACAAAGTCAGTCATAAAAAACATCAGGTATTTGATGCCCGAATATTCCGTAAAATAGCCGCTGACAATTTCCGACTCGCCCTCCGGTAAATCGAAGGGAGCTCGCTTCGTCTCGGCAATGCCGGCAATGAGCAACAACAGGAAGGCCACCGGCTGATACAAAATTCCCCAAGCCGGCAGCCACCCGCCAATCATGTGCCCCTGGCTGCGTACAATCTCCTGGAAGTCCAACGACCCGAAGGTGAGCACTACGGCCACCACAGCTAGGCCCATCGCCAGCTCGTAAGAAATCATTTGCGCCGAGCCGCGAATCCCACCAAGCAAAGACAGGCGATTGTTCGATGCCCACCCACCGAGAACCACGCCGTACACGCCCAGCGAGGTCATCGCCAGCAAGAACAACACGCCGACATCCACCTCCACCGCTTGCAGGTTCACCACCAGCTCCCCGACGTGGAGCCGATCACCAAACGGCACAACGGCAAAAGCGACAATCGCCGGAAACAAGCTGACACAGGGTGCAAGCGTGTGCAGTAAGCGGTCCACACCCCGCGGGATCACATCCTCCTTGGTCAGGAACTTGATCGGGTCAGCAAGCAAGGTGTTCACCAAGCCAGCCCCAGCAAAACCAAAAATCGCTGCTCGGTTGGCCCCGATCCGATCTTGAATCAGAGCACTACCCTTGCGCTCCACCCAGCCGAGAATACCGGCAAGATTCAGGACCATCCCGATAACCACCAGCGCTTTGATGGCCGACACCAACACCACGACCAACACGACCCACCCCTACTCGACGACACTCCTGCGGGACGCAACCCGTTCCTGCCAGCCGGCGCCTGCAAGCAACTGGCGACCCCTCAATCCCACTCCAGCGCTCCCTTTTGCCAGACGTAAAGCAACCCGACGCCGAGCACCAGTAAAAACACCATCATTTCCGCAAAACCGAACCATCCCAGCCGATCGAAAAGGACCGCCCACGGATACAGAAACACCACCTCGACATCGAAGACGATGAAGATGATGGCGGTCATGTAGAACTTCACCGGAAAGCGCCCCCATGCGCTGCCACTCGGTGGGTTTCCACACTCGAACGCTTCCCCTTTGGCCGGCGCCTCGGTGCGAGGGCCCAGGAGGCGACCGAGACTCACCATGATCGCCACCAGTCCGCCGACAAGAACAAACGTCACGAGCACCGAAATGGACTGCTCCATCTCTCTATACCACCTAGCCTTTGCCCGAGTGCAGAGGTTCCCCGTTGTTGGGGGACCCACCCAGGCCAGTGCGCGCGCAAGCACTAGGGAAAGCCCCGCTTTCAGTCAAGCCAAGGCGAATTTCTCGCCCGGAAGAAAAAACTTACCGCGCTCAGCAACGTTACTAATCGAGCCGCGAACGTACCCGCGCCCAGCAAGCGAACGCCCTCGGCCTCACCACTCAAAACGCCCAGTTGTGCCACCAACGCCTAGGCCAAAGGATCCGATTGAAAGAATTCTTTGCCACCGCCACCACCGAACAAATTTTGCAGATGGGGCTGGCAGCTTCGCGACCTCCTACGCACACCGCGAGAGACTTGCGCCGTAAGCGCAGCCGAACGAACCAACAGCTTGCGTTTTCTCAGAAAGCTGCAAACATTCTCGGCGTCTCACACTTGACGGGAAAAACGGTGAATCTATCGAACAGCAGAAGCGTCGGACGCCGGCGCGGAGGTTAGGGTTATGGCAAACTCGATCAAAACAACGCTTCTCTTGGGCCTACTCACGGGATTGATCCTCTGGTTCGGGCAGTTGTTTGGCGGATCTCATGGAATGGTTGTGGCCTTCCTGTTTGCCGTACTGATGAACTTCGGCAGCTACTGGTTCTCGGACAAAATCGTGTTGGCCATGTACCGTGCTCGCCCAGTCTCGGAGGCCGAGGCACCTGAACTATACCGGATGGTGCACAACTTGGCCATGAAGGCCGGCATCCCCATGCCGCGCGTTTACATCATCCCGTCGGAGGCGGCCAACGCCTTTGCCACTGGCCGCAACCCCAGCCACGCGGCAGTAGCCGTAACCGAAGGAATTTTGCGCATCATGAACATGGAGGAGCTGGAAGGGGTTCTTGCCCATGAGTTGAGCCACGTCAAAAACCGGGACATTTTGATTAGCTCCATCGCCGCCACCCTGGCCGGTGCGCTCATGCTGATGGCGGACATGTTGCGCTGGGGAGCCATGCTCGGCGCTGCATCGCGCGAGCGCGATGACCATGCCGGCGGCGTGGTTGGCTTGATTGCCCTGTCCATTGTCGCTCCCCTGGCCGCCATGCTGATTCAACTTGCGATCTCGCGAGCGCGGGAGTTCGAAGCCGACGCCAGTGCGGCACGGATTCTGGGCACTGGCGAGCCACTGGCGCGGGCACTCGAAAAATTAGAATTCGCCGCCCAGCGCTACCCATTGCCGGCCTCGGCACAAACGGCGCACTTATTTATCGTGAATCCGCTCCGCGGCGACGTCTTCGCTCGACTATTCAGCACGCACCCGCCAGTGGAAGAACGCATTCGCCGCTTGCGCTCGATGGAATGGCTGCGCTGAGGATCGGGTATCCGCACGCGCGTTGTGCTGACGACGATGGAGAGCGAGAAAGAAGGGCAAACCGAACGTAGCTTTAAAGTGGAAGATCGGCGGCGCTTCACAGCCACCGGTGATCCTCGTCCGGAAGCAGAAGGGACGCAACCTTATCAAGCTTCAGGCCAAGCTTCGGAAGAAGCGCGGTCGGTGGGAACCGCAGAGGCAGCGTTTCGGATGGAGGCGCCACCGCCCCCACCCTCAATCACCTTTGCCACGTTTATTCTGAGCCTGAGTACACAAGCTCTCGCCCACCTTGGCGAGATTCCGGACCCGGTGACGCGTGAGGTAAAAGCCGACCTGGCTGCGGCAAGCCAGATGATCGACATCCTCGCGATGCTAGAGCAGAAAACCCGCGGCAATCTCGACCAGCACGAGGCACAACTCCTGCGCGGCATTTTGTACGACTTGCGTTTGCGGTACGTCGAGAAAGCCAAAGCTTAGTCGGCGTAGGAGCGTCGGCGAGTTGAGGCGCACACGCGTCGCGAGGGTTGGGACAACAAGCTAACGGATGAGGAGGCTCATGAGCCATGGTTCGTTTTGACCGCCTAAAGGCGGGCGCTTTTTTGTTCAGTTTACTTCTCTTCTCCCTCAGCGCTGTCAGAACGGGAGCTATTAGCTTCTGGGGAGAGAGCGCCACCCCGACCCCGACGGCGCCTGGGGAACAAGTCCCGCAAGTGATCGCCCCGACAACCAATGCAACGCCGTGTGTTCCCGATTTTTCTGAACTTGCCGAGCGACTGAGTCCGGCGGTGGTGAATATTTCCACCACATCCACGGCCCCTACTGAGGGACGAAGCCAGATCTTCCCCGGTCCGTTCGGCCGCGGTCCGGAAGAGTTTTTTGAGCCATTTGAAAGGTTTTTCGGTCCCCCACGCCAATTCCGCCAACGGAGCTTAGGGTCAGGCTTCATCATCAATCATGAGGGCTTCATTCTTACGAACAACCATGTCGTGGAAAACGCAGACCAAATCATGGTCCGGCTGTCGAACGAGCAAGAGTACAAGGCGCGGCTGATCGGGCGTGATCCCAAGACCGACATTGCGGTGATCAAAATCGACAACGTTCCCAACCTTACCGTCGTGACGATGGGCAATTCGGATGAGCTCAAGGTGGGTGAGTGGGTGTTAGCCATCGGCAACCCCTTTGGCTTAGATCACACCGTCACTGCCGGGATCGTTTCAGCAAAAGGCCGTTACCTCGGCCAAGGGAGTTACGATCAGTTCATTCAAACTGACGCCGCAATCAACCCAGGCAATTCCGGCGGCCCACTGATCAACACTCGCGGGGAAGTCGTCGGGATCAACACGGCGATTTTTTCCCGCAGCGGCGGGAATATCGGTATTGGCTTTGCCATCCCAATTAACCTGGCCAAAGAACTCCTGCCAGAGCTAGAAGCCAAGGGCAAAGTCACCCGCGGTTGGCTCGGTGTCCTCATCCAAAGGGTGACACCGGATATTGCGGATTCCCTCGGTTTGGCGAAACCGGAAGGTGCCTTGGTAGCCGACGTCGTTCAAGACAGCCCAGCGGCAGAGGCAGGGATCAAGGTTGGCGACGTTATCGTCGAGTTTGATGGGCATACGATCAAGGAGTCCAACGAGCTTCCCTTGCTCGTAGCCCGCACGCCGGTCGGGAAAACAGCCAAAGTCAAGGTGCTGCGCGACGGGAAGCCAGTGGTCGTCGAAGTCAAAATCGGCGAGCTGAAAGAAGAAGAGCCGGCCGGCGAACCCTCAGGGGGGAGCGAGCAAGAGTTAGGTATAACGGTGCAGCCACTGACGCCGGAGATTGCGGAATCGCTCGGGTTGAGCCGCGATCTCAAAGGTATGGTGGTTGCCCGTGTGGAGCCAGGGAGCCCAGCAGATGAGGCCGGTTTGCGGCGAGGAGATGTGATCCTCGAAGTCAACCGCGAACCAGTGAAGGACCTCTCCTCCTACCGGAAGGCGCTGAAATTAGCTGCGAACAAGAAAACCGTACTGCTTTTGGTGCGTCGCGGCGAGAATACGATTTTCATCGCCATCAAGAGAGAAACCTAACCCAACGCACGACCTGGTTCCTGCTCATCAGGGCAGGAACCAGGTAACAGCTCATGTGGCGCAGGGTTGCCTGGCTCACGTTCCTCTTTTCCGCCGTTTCAGCGACTGGCCTGGTCGTTATTGGCTGGCTCTACCTCCAGCGGTTGCGTACCGATCTTTCAGTCCGCTTTCGCAACCATACCTGGCGCATCGCCTCGAAGGTTTATGCGGATTCCTACCTCGTGTACCCTGGAATCGATGTTGTCGCCGCAGGCTTGCGTGATCGCCTGTTCGAACTCGGATACGAAGAGCACGACGAGCCGCCAGACCGGCCCGGATTCTTCTGCATTAGCCCGGCGGATACTTGGCTCATTTATCAGCGCGCCTTCCCACCGTGGCGTCCGAACGGCGCCCTGATTCGGCTCGAACTCAGCGGCTCTCGGCTACAACGAATCGTTCACGCAACGACTGGGGAAGAACTCCCAACCCTCGAGCTGGAGCCCGCGCTCCTTTCTGGCCTCTACGCAGAGGAATGGGAGGAGCGGCGCATCGTCAGCGTGGAAGAAGTTCCGCCACTGTTGGTTCAGGCCATCCTCGATACGGAGGATCGACGCTTCTTCGAACACCGCGGAATCGACGTTTACGGCATTCTCCGTGCGCTTTGGGCTAATTTGCGGGCCCAGCGCGTGGTGGAAGGGGGCAGCACGCTGACCCAGCAGCTCATGAAAAATTTCTTCCTCGATGACGAGCGTACCCTTCGCCGCAAGTTGCAAGAGGCGATGATGGCATTCCTCATCGAGCGGGAATTCTCGAAAGAAGAAATCCTCGAAAACTACCTCAATGAGATCTACCTGGGGCAACGAGGAGCGCAAGCGATCCACGGCGTGTGGGAGGCTAGCCAGTTTTACTTTGGCAAAACACCTCGCGAGCTCACCGTGGCCGAGATCGCGATGATTGCTGGCCTCATCCGGGGGCCGAATCTGTACTCCCCGCACCGCGACCCGGACCGCGCACTGCGGCGCCGTAACCACGTGCTCGGGCGCATGCTGCGGGCAGGCCACATTGACGAGCAAACCTACCAAAAGGCTGTTGCCGAACCGCTACGAACTGCGCCCTACGTCCTGCGCACGCGCGACGCCCCGTATTTCTCCGACTTTGTGCGCCGCCAATTAGCGGAACTCTATCCTCCCGACATTCTATTCAACGAGGGACTCCGGGTGTTTACCACCTTGGACCTGCACCTCCAGCGCTTAGCCGAGGAGGCAGTCGCGCAAGGTTTAACGCGTCTGGAATACGCACACCGGCGCTTGCGAGCAGCCGCTGAGGAAGGCGATGCACTCCAGGCATGCCTGTTGGCCATCCAACCGCAAACGGGTTTTATCCGTGCCATGGTCGGTGGGCGCGACTATCGTTCCAGCCAGTTCAATCGTTGCACCCAAGCGCTGAGGCAGCCGGGCTCCGTATTCAAACCGATCATTTACGCGGCTGCGCTGCGGGTCACTCGCCAAGATCCAGAGCCGCTTCTGCCCACAACTCAAATTGACGACACTCCGTTCACCTGGACTTACGATGGTAGAACCTGGACCCCCTCCAATTACGAGCGGCGATACCTGGGAGTGGTCACCATGCGCACCGCGCTCGAACAATCGCTGAACGCAGCCACCGCTCGGTTAGCCTTCCAGGTAGGACTGCCAGAAATCATTACCACGGCTCGTGACTTGGGGATCTCGTCGCCGCTTCCCCCTTACCCTGCAGTGGTACTCGGAGCAGCGGAAGTTAGTCCGTTCGAGATTGCCCAAGCTTACTCCGTGTTCGCCAATGGCGGCGTGCGCACCCGCCCGTTGGCACTTCGGCGAGTCAGCGACCGAAGCGGTGTCCCACTGGAGCGTTCCATGATTGAGGTCGAGTCCGTGCTGCCTCCCGATACAGCGTTTCTTGTCACCCACATGCTCACCGGCGTCCTCGACCGCGGCACGGCCGCCAGCGCCCGGCGCCTCGGCTTCCGCGGCATTGCCGCAGGCAAAACTGGCACAACCAACGATTACCAAGATGCCTGGTTTGTCGGTTACACTCCGGAGTTGCTCACCGTCGTGTGGGTTGGCTTCGATAGCCAGCGCCCTGTGGGTCTGTCCGGAGCGCGGGCCGCGCTTCCCATTTGGGTGGAATTTATGAAACAAGCCACCGCCGGCTTACCCGCGAGCGACTTTATTCCTCCACCGAACGTTCGCTTGGTCCGAATCGACCCAGAGTCCGGTGCCCTGGCGACGGAAGATTGCCCTGAGGTGGTCGTCGAAGCCTTTTACGCAGACCACGTGCCGCTTCATCCCTGCCCCCTCCACGGCAACAACGCCACCGCGCCGCCGGCCCAAGAGGAGTAACCGAGACTCAGCATTGCCCTTTCCGACAGCTAATGCCTCACGCCGGGCCAGGAGCCGAGGGCGCGGCCTCCTCCGTGAGTTGCCCACGCACTTGTTCGACCGTGGATACAATGTCCTCCACAATCTGCGTCAGCGTGGCCTGCCCTGGCGTATAAATCCTCGCGACGCCGGCACGCCGCAACGCCTCATGATCTTGCTCCGGAATGATTCCGCCCACAAACACGGGAACATCCGTGAGTCCCTTCTGCCGCAACAGCTCGACCACTCGAGGCACGAGTGTCAGATGCGAGCCCGAATGGATCGACAGTCCTACCGCGTCCACATCCTCCTGGAGCGCGGACTCAGCGATTTGCTCCGGTGTGAGCCGGATCCCCTCGTAAATCACTTCCATGCCGGCTTCCTTGGCTCGCACCGCGATCTGCTCCGCGCCATTGGAGTGTCCGTCCAAACCCGGTTTCGCCACCAACAGTCGCAAAGGATGCCCCAGTCGCTGCGCGACGCGCTGCGTGTGCGCCCGCAGCGCCGCTAGACGCTCCCCGTCGGTTGCAAACGTCACCCCCTGTAAACCGGTCGGCGCACGGTACTCACCAAACACCTTGCGTAGGGTGGCCGCCCACTCTCCGGTAGTTACTCCTGCATGCGCTGCCCGGATCGACACCGGCATGATGTTTTGTCCGGTTCGGGCCGCCTCTTCCAAGGCCCTGAGCGCAGCTTCAACCTCGGCAGCGTTCCGCTTCGACCGAAACGCACGCAGCCGCTCGATTTGGCGCCGTTCTGCCTCTGGATCGACCACCAGAATGGCACTCGCGCCTCCCCCTTCTAACAACGGCGATGGTTCGTGCTCGGTGAACTTATTGACGCCAACGACAACAATTTCTCCCGACTCGATTTTCCGTTGCCGCTCGGCGTGGCTAGCAACCAACGCCCGCTTCATGGTCTCGATGGCAACGTTCGGGTCGCCGATTGCCAAAACCCGGTCCAGCTCTGCCTGCGCGGCTTCCATGAGTTGCTGGACCTTTTCCTCAATCACTCTCGACCCGGCGAAAATATCCTCACGGTATTCCAGCAAGTCGGTCTCGTAGGCGAGGACCTGCTGAATCCGCAGCGACCACTGCTGGTCCCACGGCCTGGGCAACCCGAGCGCCTCGTTCCACGCCGGCAACTGAATCGAACGGGCACGAGCTTCTTTCGAGAGGGTCACGGCCAACATCTCTAGGACAATCCGCTGCACGTTGTTTTCAGGTTGCTGAGCTGTGAGGCCGAGGGAATTGACTTGCACACCGTAACGGAAACGCCGCTTGGCGGGATCCTCCACTCCATAGCGCTCGCGGGTCAGCCGATCCCACATCCGCGTGAACGCCTTGAGCTTGCACATTTCCTCGATGAAGCGGATGCCTGCGTTTACGAAAAACGACATGGCACCAATGACATCGGGCATCGACACACCCGGGCGCTGCCGCACCCGGTCTAACACCGCGCAGGCGTTGGCCAGCGTGAATGCGATTTCCTGCACCGGCGTGGCCCCTGCCTCCTGCAAGTGGTAGCTGCAGACGTTCATCGGGTTCCACTTTGGAATGTGCTGTACCGTGTACTCGATCACGTCCACCGTCAGCCGCAGCGAGGGCTCGGGCGGGAAGGCATACGTACCACGGGCCAGAAACTCTTTGAGGATGTCATTTTGAGTGGTTCCCCGCAGGGTGTGCGGGTCAGCCCCTTGGCGCTCGGCCACCGCAACGTACAAGGCCAACAGCCAAGCAGCCGTGGCGTTAATCGTCATCGAGGTGTTCATCTTTGCCAGCGGGATCTGGTCGAAGAGGAGCTCCATGTCCTCGATGTGGCAAATGGGCACGCCTACCTTTCCCACCTCCCCAGAGGCCATCGGATGGTCGGAGTCGTAACCAGTCTGGGTCGGCAAATCGAAGGCGATGCTCAAACCTGTCTGCCCTTTGGCTAAATTCCGCCGGAACAATTCATTGGCAGCCCGCGGGTCGGTATGCCCGGCGTAGGTTCGCATCAACCAAGGTTCGTCGCGCTGAGTCATGGCGTGCACCTTATCAAGCGCACCATCAACGTGGCAAGAAAGGCTGGCCTGCCAGAGTGAAGGTCTCACGGCAGCTAGTTTCGGTTCGTGAGGTGCTCGTTTGCGCCGGCATCGTCCCACTGCCACTCCAAATTCAATGAACCAACGGCGGCGAGTCTGCTTGCAAACGGCCGTACCGTTGCGCCACCCATGTTCGCGAAGGCGGTGGCTCCCCCAAGTCGCCTAGAAGCAAGCTGCGGGCGAACCCCGCTGACTCGCTGCCTGACCTTGTCATGAAACAGCAAACATGCGACTAAGTGCGAGTTTTTAACTCTACCCCCGGGGGATCGTGAGGATGATACCGATTCACAAAGTGGTTGTTCTCGGAGCAAACGGAACCATGGGCGCCGGCAGTGGCGAAGTGTTCGCTGCCGGTGGCTGCGACGTTGTATTTCTGGCCCGCACGATCGAAAAGGCACACGAAGGGCTGGTCGCGGCGCAAAACATGGCCAAATCTGTGCGGATTGCAGATCGGATTTCGCTCGGCACCTACGACCAGGACCTCGAAGAAGCCGTGAGTAAGGCCGACCTAATTTTCGAGGCGCTAGCCGAAGACATGGAACTGAAAAAGTCGTTTTTCACCAAGGTCGACAAATATCGCCGCCCGGATTCCATCGTCGCTACCGTGTCTTCCGGGCTCTCCATCGCGGAGATGGCACTCGGCCGGAGCGAAAGCTTCCGGCGCAACTTCCTCGGCATTCACCTATTCAACCCACCCAGCGTCATTGTCGGTACCGAGGTGATTCCCCACCAGGAGACCGACCCTCAGCTTGTGCGGGAGATTGTGCAAGTGCTCGAACGGCGCTTTGGGCGCGTAGCCATCGTGGCAGCTGACAAACCGGCGTTCGCTGGCAATCGCGTGGGCTTTAAGGTGCTTAACGAAGTAGCGCAACTCGCCGAAGAGCACGGCGTGGCGTTCATGGATTACCTGATCGGCCCGTACACAGGTCGCGCGATGGCACCCTTGGCCACTGTGGACCTCGTCGGGTGGGACGTTCACAAAGCCATCGTCGACAATGTGTACGCTCATACCAAGGACGAGGCACACGATGCCTTCCGCCTGCCGGGGTACATGGAGGAGCTCATTGCCCGTGGCCACCTGGGGAACAAGACACCGCAATTCGGCGGCTTCTACCGGCGCGTTAAGGAAGGCAATCAAACGGTGCAGTTGGTGCTCGACCCCAAGACCGGCGCTTACAAGGATTTGCGCGACGCTGGTGTTCGGAAACTTCCGTGGCTCGAAAAAATTCGCGATTTGCACCACGTAGGGCGCTACCGCGAAGCCCTGCGACAATTCGTCGCGGCAGAGGGCCCGGAGGCCGACCTAGCCCGCAAGGTGGTGTTCGGGTACATCAGCTATGCATTGAACCGAGTGGGCGAGCAAGAAGTTGTCCGCGAGGTTCGCGACATCGACCGCATCATGGGCTTCGGCTTCAACTGGGCCCCGCCTTCTGTGCTCATCGACACCTTCGGGCCAGAAGAGACCATCCGCCAACTCGAGCGCTATAAACTCCCAGTGCCACCGGTGCTGCGGTCGGCCAAACCGGGCCAAAAGTTTTTCCGCGAGCCAAACGTCAACATTGGGCGTTTTTTTGCAGCCTAGCTCCCTGGCCTCGACCTCTGGTTGCACCAACGAAGGCTTCAATGATACGTTCGTCCGACACCGCAATCACACCCTAGGAGGATTCATGGCAGCTCCCGTATACATTTTGGGCGGATACCAGACCGACTTTGCACGGAATTGGAAAAAGGAAAACAAGCACATAGTGGCGATGATCCGCGAAGCCGTCGAGGGCGGGCTCGAAGCAACTGGCATCGATCCGAAC
Encoded proteins:
- a CDS encoding NADH-quinone oxidoreductase subunit A; translated protein: MEQSISVLVTFVLVGGLVAIMVSLGRLLGPRTEAPAKGEAFECGNPPSGSAWGRFPVKFYMTAIIFIVFDVEVVFLYPWAVLFDRLGWFGFAEMMVFLLVLGVGLLYVWQKGALEWD
- a CDS encoding NADH-quinone oxidoreductase subunit H, which translates into the protein MLVVVLVSAIKALVVIGMVLNLAGILGWVERKGSALIQDRIGANRAAIFGFAGAGLVNTLLADPIKFLTKEDVIPRGVDRLLHTLAPCVSLFPAIVAFAVVPFGDRLHVGELVVNLQAVEVDVGVLFLLAMTSLGVYGVVLGGWASNNRLSLLGGIRGSAQMISYELAMGLAVVAVVLTFGSLDFQEIVRSQGHMIGGWLPAWGILYQPVAFLLLLIAGIAETKRAPFDLPEGESEIVSGYFTEYSGIKYLMFFMTDFVEIAVVSAVVTTFFFGGWQVPFLSTEGFLFPGGVTIELPHLLVVLLQVGAYMVKVFVFCALQVLVRWTMPRLRYDQLMWFGWKVMLPVGLLNLVVTALVLLWVRG
- a CDS encoding 3-hydroxyacyl-CoA dehydrogenase family protein is translated as MIPIHKVVVLGANGTMGAGSGEVFAAGGCDVVFLARTIEKAHEGLVAAQNMAKSVRIADRISLGTYDQDLEEAVSKADLIFEALAEDMELKKSFFTKVDKYRRPDSIVATVSSGLSIAEMALGRSESFRRNFLGIHLFNPPSVIVGTEVIPHQETDPQLVREIVQVLERRFGRVAIVAADKPAFAGNRVGFKVLNEVAQLAEEHGVAFMDYLIGPYTGRAMAPLATVDLVGWDVHKAIVDNVYAHTKDEAHDAFRLPGYMEELIARGHLGNKTPQFGGFYRRVKEGNQTVQLVLDPKTGAYKDLRDAGVRKLPWLEKIRDLHHVGRYREALRQFVAAEGPEADLARKVVFGYISYALNRVGEQEVVREVRDIDRIMGFGFNWAPPSVLIDTFGPEETIRQLERYKLPVPPVLRSAKPGQKFFREPNVNIGRFFAA
- a CDS encoding PBP1A family penicillin-binding protein codes for the protein MWRRVAWLTFLFSAVSATGLVVIGWLYLQRLRTDLSVRFRNHTWRIASKVYADSYLVYPGIDVVAAGLRDRLFELGYEEHDEPPDRPGFFCISPADTWLIYQRAFPPWRPNGALIRLELSGSRLQRIVHATTGEELPTLELEPALLSGLYAEEWEERRIVSVEEVPPLLVQAILDTEDRRFFEHRGIDVYGILRALWANLRAQRVVEGGSTLTQQLMKNFFLDDERTLRRKLQEAMMAFLIEREFSKEEILENYLNEIYLGQRGAQAIHGVWEASQFYFGKTPRELTVAEIAMIAGLIRGPNLYSPHRDPDRALRRRNHVLGRMLRAGHIDEQTYQKAVAEPLRTAPYVLRTRDAPYFSDFVRRQLAELYPPDILFNEGLRVFTTLDLHLQRLAEEAVAQGLTRLEYAHRRLRAAAEEGDALQACLLAIQPQTGFIRAMVGGRDYRSSQFNRCTQALRQPGSVFKPIIYAAALRVTRQDPEPLLPTTQIDDTPFTWTYDGRTWTPSNYERRYLGVVTMRTALEQSLNAATARLAFQVGLPEIITTARDLGISSPLPPYPAVVLGAAEVSPFEIAQAYSVFANGGVRTRPLALRRVSDRSGVPLERSMIEVESVLPPDTAFLVTHMLTGVLDRGTAASARRLGFRGIAAGKTGTTNDYQDAWFVGYTPELLTVVWVGFDSQRPVGLSGARAALPIWVEFMKQATAGLPASDFIPPPNVRLVRIDPESGALATEDCPEVVVEAFYADHVPLHPCPLHGNNATAPPAQEE
- a CDS encoding DUF1844 domain-containing protein; the protein is MESEKEGQTERSFKVEDRRRFTATGDPRPEAEGTQPYQASGQASEEARSVGTAEAAFRMEAPPPPPSITFATFILSLSTQALAHLGEIPDPVTREVKADLAAASQMIDILAMLEQKTRGNLDQHEAQLLRGILYDLRLRYVEKAKA
- a CDS encoding DegQ family serine endoprotease, which produces MVRFDRLKAGAFLFSLLLFSLSAVRTGAISFWGESATPTPTAPGEQVPQVIAPTTNATPCVPDFSELAERLSPAVVNISTTSTAPTEGRSQIFPGPFGRGPEEFFEPFERFFGPPRQFRQRSLGSGFIINHEGFILTNNHVVENADQIMVRLSNEQEYKARLIGRDPKTDIAVIKIDNVPNLTVVTMGNSDELKVGEWVLAIGNPFGLDHTVTAGIVSAKGRYLGQGSYDQFIQTDAAINPGNSGGPLINTRGEVVGINTAIFSRSGGNIGIGFAIPINLAKELLPELEAKGKVTRGWLGVLIQRVTPDIADSLGLAKPEGALVADVVQDSPAAEAGIKVGDVIVEFDGHTIKESNELPLLVARTPVGKTAKVKVLRDGKPVVVEVKIGELKEEEPAGEPSGGSEQELGITVQPLTPEIAESLGLSRDLKGMVVARVEPGSPADEAGLRRGDVILEVNREPVKDLSSYRKALKLAANKKTVLLLVRRGENTIFIAIKRET
- a CDS encoding protein meaA: MTQRDEPWLMRTYAGHTDPRAANELFRRNLAKGQTGLSIAFDLPTQTGYDSDHPMASGEVGKVGVPICHIEDMELLFDQIPLAKMNTSMTINATAAWLLALYVAVAERQGADPHTLRGTTQNDILKEFLARGTYAFPPEPSLRLTVDVIEYTVQHIPKWNPMNVCSYHLQEAGATPVQEIAFTLANACAVLDRVRQRPGVSMPDVIGAMSFFVNAGIRFIEEMCKLKAFTRMWDRLTRERYGVEDPAKRRFRYGVQVNSLGLTAQQPENNVQRIVLEMLAVTLSKEARARSIQLPAWNEALGLPRPWDQQWSLRIQQVLAYETDLLEYREDIFAGSRVIEEKVQQLMEAAQAELDRVLAIGDPNVAIETMKRALVASHAERQRKIESGEIVVVGVNKFTEHEPSPLLEGGGASAILVVDPEAERRQIERLRAFRSKRNAAEVEAALRALEEAARTGQNIMPVSIRAAHAGVTTGEWAATLRKVFGEYRAPTGLQGVTFATDGERLAALRAHTQRVAQRLGHPLRLLVAKPGLDGHSNGAEQIAVRAKEAGMEVIYEGIRLTPEQIAESALQEDVDAVGLSIHSGSHLTLVPRVVELLRQKGLTDVPVFVGGIIPEQDHEALRRAGVARIYTPGQATLTQIVEDIVSTVEQVRGQLTEEAAPSAPGPA
- a CDS encoding zinc metalloprotease HtpX, which produces MANSIKTTLLLGLLTGLILWFGQLFGGSHGMVVAFLFAVLMNFGSYWFSDKIVLAMYRARPVSEAEAPELYRMVHNLAMKAGIPMPRVYIIPSEAANAFATGRNPSHAAVAVTEGILRIMNMEELEGVLAHELSHVKNRDILISSIAATLAGALMLMADMLRWGAMLGAASRERDDHAGGVVGLIALSIVAPLAAMLIQLAISRAREFEADASAARILGTGEPLARALEKLEFAAQRYPLPASAQTAHLFIVNPLRGDVFARLFSTHPPVEERIRRLRSMEWLR